A part of Neovison vison isolate M4711 chromosome 6, ASM_NN_V1, whole genome shotgun sequence genomic DNA contains:
- the NXNL1 gene encoding nucleoredoxin-like protein 1 codes for MASLFSGRVLIRNNSDQDELDTEAELSRRLENRLVLLFFGSGSCPQCQAFAPILRDFFVKLTDEFYVLRAAQLALVYVSQDPTEEQQDLFLRDMPKKWLFLPFEDDLRRDLGRRFSVERLPAVVVLKPSGDVLTHDATDEIRRLGPACFANWQEAAELLDRSFLQPEDLDDPAPRSLTEPLRRCKYRVDQTARGNRGPGSGSPPEPKGGAEGGGAGELF; via the exons ATGGCCTCCCTGTTCTCCGGCCGTGTCCTGATTCGCAACAACAGTGACCAGGACGAGCTGGACACAGAGGCTGAGCTCAGTCGCAGGCTGGAGAACCGGCTGGTGCTTCTCTTCTTCGGCTCCGGGTCCTGCCCACAGTGTCAAGCCTTCGCACCTATCCTCAGGGACTTCTTCGTAAAGCTCACAGATGAGTTCTACGTGCTGCGGGCAGCCCAGCTGGCTCTGGTGTACGTgtcccaggatcccacagaggaGCAGCAGGATCTGTTCCTCAGGGACATGCCAAAGAAGTGGCTCTTCCTGCCCTTCGAGGATGACCTGAGGAG GGACCTCGGGCGCCGCTTCTCCGTGGAGCGCCTGCCGGCTGTCGTGGTGCTCAAGCCCAGCGGGGACGTCCTCACCCACGATGCCACCGACGAGATCCGGCGCCTGGGCCCCGCCTGCTTCGCCAACTGGCAGGAGGCGGCGGAGCTGCTGGACCGCAGCTTCCTGCAGCCGGAAGACCTGGACGACCCCGCGCCGCGGAGCCTCACCGAGCCGCTGCGCCGCTGCAAGTACCGCGTAGACCAGACCGCCCGGGGCAACCGCGGCCCCGGGAGCGGGAGCCCGCCGGAGCCGAAGGGCGGGGCGGAGGGCGGCGGCGCCGGGGAGCTCTTCTGA